The nucleotide window GGAGCTGACCACGGCCGTCGAGGCGCTGCCCGCCGCCTACGCCCCCGAGTGCCTGGCCGCCTGCGAGCTGGCCTTCCACTGCCGGACGCGGTCGCGCGCGGAGGGCGCGGTGACGTCCCTGGGGCGGGCCGCGCGGGCCGAGCTGGGCGGGCTGACCACCGTCGAGGACGTCCTGGCGGCGGCCCACGGCAGGGCCGGTGACCCGGAGGATCCGGCGGTCGCGGCGCTCAGAAGGGCGGCCGAGCTGCGCGCGGAGGCGCTGGGCACGGCCGGCGAGGTCCTGGAGGGTGTCCCGTGTCGCTGATCGCCACCCTCGCCCGGCTCGAAGCCGTCAGTACGGGCCGTGCGCAGCCCGCCGCCACGGTCCGGCACCGCCATCTGTCCGACCACCCGCTCGTGTTCGTGCCGCTCACGACCGCCGGTGAGGCCGGCGCCCCGCTCGGCGCGCTCGTCGGCACCGACCGGGACGCGCCGCGCCTGCTGGTCGTGCCGCAGCCCCGGGACCGTGACCTGCGGTTCGCGTTCCTGGCCGAGCTGGCGGACATCGTGCTGCCGTACGTGGACGGGTACGCGGACGCGGTGGAGGCCGCCGAGCGCAACGAGACCGATCCGGAGACCGGCAAGCGCGTCAAGGTCGAGGTCGAACTGTGCGCGGACGCCCCGCAGTTGATCGTGCCCAGCCGCACGGGCGTCGACCTGGTACGGCTGCTCGGGCGCTCCATGCGGTTTCGGCGCACCGCCGAGCAGGACCCGGAGGCGCCCCATCCGGCGCCGCCCCGGGTGCCGTTGCTCGGGCGGTGGCTCACGCACTTCGGGGAGCGGGCACGGGTGCCGGGTTCCTCGCTGCTGCTCGCCCTGACCGACCTGCTGTCGCGGCACTGGGCGACCGGGCAGTCCGGGGTGGAGGACCAGCACCTGGGGTCGCTGCTCGCCTGGATCGACCCCCCGGAGGGGGAATCGGGCGAGGCCGCGGCGCGCCGGGCCGAGCTGGCGCGGGACGCCGAGGGCCAGTTGCTGTGGCCCCCGGCCGGTCCCGCCACCGACCCGGCGTTCGACAACAAGCTGCTGGCCCCGGCCATCGAGCGCTACGACCGCGCGCGGCTCGCCCTGGCAGCGGCCGAGGACGGTCTGGAGGCCGACGACCGGTTCGGTGAACTCACCGCCGCCGAGCGGGAGATCCGCGCCCTGGTGGAGAGCCGCACCCGGCCCACCTGGGACGCGGTCTGGCACGGTTTGGACCTGCTGCGCGCCCTGCCCGAGGGTGCGCACGCGGCCGACCGGTGGACCCGCGACCGCTGGTCGTTCACCGGCCACCGGGACCGGATCGTCGCCGGGGAGCCGCCGCAGCCGCGCCTCGACGACGCGGTCACCGCCGCGAACAAACTGGCCGCGCGGGAGCGCGAACAGGCCCGGCTGGACGCCCAGGAGGCCCTGGACGACCCGCTGGTGATGGCCGGGCGGCGGCTCACCGGGGAGGCCTTCGCGGGCGAGGTCACGGATGTCGTGATGGCGTACAGCGAGGGCAAGCGGCCGAGCCCCCGGCCGCTGGTCACCGTACGGACGCAGGACCGGCCGCATCTCGGGGAGCGGGCGAAGGTGTTCCGCTCGCTGGGCGGGAAGCCGCAGACGGCGGAGTTCGTCGGGTACGAGGCCGCTGACGGCGACGGCCCGGACGGCGGGCTGCTGGTGCTGCGGATCATGGACAAGATGGGGCGCGGCAAGGAGCCGGAGGCGGGGTCCGTGCCCGAGAAGGGGGATCTGCTCTGCTTCACCCTCTTCGAGCACGACCAGCGGGGTGGGGCGAAGCTGCCCGATCCGGAGGAGACCCCGTGGACGCACGGCGGGCCGCCGGGTGAGTCCGACGCCGTACCGCTGCCGGACCCGGTGACCGAGGAGGACGTGTTGTGACCACCGCCGAGGCCGTGCTCGATCCCGGGGCAGCGGCCGGCCGCGCCACCGACGCGATCCTGCGCGACACGCTGCACGGCGACGCGCGGGGCGTCGTCGTCGATTCGCCGCCCGGTGCGGGGAAGTCGACCCTCGTCGTGCGCGCGGCGCTCGAACTGGCCTCCGCCGGACGCCCGTTGATGGTCATCGCGCAGACGAACGCGCAGGTCGACGACCTGGTGATCCGCCTCGCGGAGAAGGACCCGGACCTGCCGGTCGGCCGACTGCACAGCAGCGACAGCGACCCGTACGACAAGGCGCTGGACGCACTGGCGAACGTACGGAAGTCGACGAAGGCGGGCGATCTGGCCGGGTTGGACGTCGTGATCTCCACGGCCGCGAAGTGGGCGCACGTCAAGGGCGTCGAGCCGTGGCGGCACGCGATCGTCGACGAGGCGTACCAGATGCGGTCGGACGCGCTGCTGGCCGTGGCCGGGCTGTTCGAGCGGGCGCTGTTCGTGGGCGACCCCGGGCAGCTGGACCCGTTCGCGATCGTGGGCAGCGAGCAGTGGGCAGGGCTGTCGTACGACCCGTCGGCCTCGGCGGTGACGACGCTGCTGGCCCACAATCCCGAGCTGCCGCAGCACCGGCTGCCGGTGTCGTGGCGGCTCCCGGCATCGGCGGCGCCGCTGGTCTCGGACGCGTTCTATCCGTTCACGCCGTTCCGCAGCGGTACGGGACACGGGGACCGGCGGCTGGCCTTCGCGGTGCCGTCGGACGGCTCGGGCCCGGACCGGGTGATCGACGAGGCGGCGGAGTCGGGGTGGGGCCTGCTGGAGCTGCCCGCGCGGCACACACCCCGGACGGACCCCGAGGCGGTACGGGCGGTCGCGCAGGTCGTACGGCGGCTCGTGGACCGTGGTGGGGCGGCGACCTCCGAGCGGTCGGAGGAGCCCGTGCCGCTGACGGCCGACCGGATCGCCGTCGGCACGGCACACCGGGACCAGGCCGCCGCGGTGCGCTCCGCGCTGGCCGAGCTGGGGGTCGCGGATGTGGTCGTGGACACGGCGAACCGGTTGCAGGGGCGGGAGTACGACGTCACGGTCGTCCTGCACCCGCTGTCCGGGCGCCCCGACGCGACGGCGTTCCACCTGGAGACCGGTCGGCTGTGCGTGCTCGCGTCCCGGCATCGGCACGCGTGCATCGTGGTGTGCCGGGCGGGTGTGACCGAGCTGCTCGACGACCATCCGTCGACGGAGCCGGTGCAGCTGGGGGTGACCGTGAAGTTCCCGGACGGCTGGGAGGCGAATCACGCGGTGCTGGCGGAGTTGGCGAAGCATCGGGTGGTGTGGGGGCGGGCGTAGCGGGCGTCTGGGTCCCCGGGCGTGTGGGTCCCCGGGTGCGGGAGTACCGGGGGCGTGAGGGGCGTTGTGGGGGCGTGGATCTCTTGGGGGGTGTCGGGTGGTGGCCGGTGGTGTCGGTCACAGGGCCGATGCCCACTTGCGCGGCCACGAGACAATGGACGGTGGACCTTCCGCCGAAAGCCCCGGCAGCCTGGGCGCCCTCGGGAGGCGGGTCCACAGAACCGTCGTACGAGGAGGAGAAGACATGGCGGAGCACACGCCGCGTCGGAACGAACCGCGGCTACGCCCCGCGCCCCTGCTCTTCGAGCCCACGGAGGTGGCCGCCGATCCCGAGCACTTCTTCGATCTGGAGTCGATAGACGACCCTCGGGCGCTGCTGGCCCGGGCGACGGAGTTGACGCAGGCGTTTCGGGCGGCGGCGGACCGTGCGGTGGAGTTCCAGGCGATGGCCGCGGCGCAGTTGGCCGATCCTCGGCGGTTCGATCGGTTGACCGCGGCGGACATCGGCGAGCGCGCGGAGTGGACCGAGGACTACGCGAAGAAGATGGTCGAGTTCGGTCGGGATCTTCTGCGGGGGCGGGAGGGCAGTGGGCCTGAGCTGTAGTTGGGCCGACGCCGGTCTTTTGGCTCCGGCGGCGGTCTTTGGCTGAGACGCCGGTCCTTTGGCTGGAGCGCCGGTCTTTTGGCTGCGACGTTGGGCTTCTGGCTGCGACGTTGGTCTTCTGGCTGCGACGTTGGTCTTTTTGGCTGCTGGGCGCCCGGCGCCGGGGCTGAGCGGGGCGGGGCGGAAGCGAGCCTCAGCTTCGAGTGACCCGGCGGCTGGTGCCGGCCGGGGGGTGGGTCGGGCGGCCCGGCGCTCATGGGGTGCCGCCGTACCCACCCGTGCCGCACGAGCGGCACGAGCGGCACGAATGCCTGCGGCTAGGACGAAGAGGACGGCGGCCCGAGCTGCTGGGCGCCCGTTTCACTGTCTCGCGCGTGCGGATGGCATATGCCGGGCGGCAAGATACCCCACTTGCCTCCCTGGTGTCCCAAATTCTCGCAACCCATGGGAATCGGGTGCTCACGGACTGTAGATCTAGGTGCATGAGCAGCGGTGGAAGTCATCCGAGTACCTGTCCGCACGACCGGCTCACCCCGGAGGGGGCCGCCTGGCTGGCCTCGGCAGGAACGTATCCGCGGAGTACCAGGGCCTTATGGGAGGAGCAGCCGACGGCGCCGGTCGTGCTGCCTTGCGGAGCCGTGTTCGATGTCGTGAGCGTTCCCGGGATCTTCGGGCGGCGGATGCTCGATCACCTCTGGGACGAGGGCCCCGGGTCGGGGCCCGTGGCCGTGTACCGCGGGCGAATGCTGCTCTTCGCCGCCCCCGGCACCGCCCAGCGCCTCCCCACACTGCTGGCGTGGGAGGAGTGGGGCGCACCGGGCCGCGCCGGCGCCGTTCCCCCGCTGCTCTGTCACGGCGTCGGCGACGCGGTCACCGTCCCGGCCGTGAGCGACACGAGCGGCGTCGACGACACCCCCGGCGGCCCGCCGGAGCCCTTCGCGCGGCTCGACTCCCGCTGGCTCGTCGCCCCCGACACCCGTCGGCCCTGGCTTCCGGGGCCCGAGGTTCTGCTCTGGGCGGCCGTCCGGGCGGCCCGCGAGAGGGCGTCCGCGACCGTGCGGATATCGATTTTTCCTCCCGCCGATCAGGGTGCTAAGGTCTACGACGTCAGCAGGCGCCGCTAGCTCAGTTGGTTAGAGCAGCTGACTCTTAATCAGCGGGTCCGGGGTTCGAGTCCCTGGCGGCGCACGACACGGGAAGCCCCTCGCGGAAGCGAGGGGCTTCTCGCTTGTCCGCGTCTACGCGCCCGTCGTGATCTTCACGGTCCACGCACCCGATCCCGTACGACCCTCGACCGTCACCCGTACGCCCTCGCCCGGCACCGTGAAGCTCTCGCCGACCGCGACCGGCGCGTCCGCGAGGGGCGGGTAGACCGACTCCTCCCAGCAGGCCTCGGTGTTCGGGTGGGCGTCGAGGACCTCGATGGGGCCGTCACCGGACTCGGCGCCGCCGCGGATCCGGTAGACGAGGACGCCCTCCGTGCAGACGGACCTGTCGTTGCCGACCGCGCCCCGCGCCTCGACGGCGAGGACGGTGTCCCGCCCGGTGCGGACGACCGCCAGTTTCGTACCGCTCCCGGCGCCGAAGGTCTGCGCCCCGGCCGCCGCCCAGGCCCCGGCCCCGGCCCCGGCCCCGGTGTCGGCCGTGCCCCACTCCGAGCCGGGGGCCCACACAGACGCCGCGCCCTCCTCCAGACCCGGGCCCCTTTCCAGTCCCAGGCCCCTTTCCAGCCTCGCGCCGCTTGCCAGCCCGGGCCCGCTTGCCGACCCCGGGCCACTTTCCACCCCGGGACCACTTGCCAACCCCGATCCGCTCGCCAACCCCGCTCCGCTCGCAAGCCTCGGGCCGCTCTGCATCCCCGCTCCGCTTACCGCCTCCGCTCCGCTTACCGCCTCCGCGCCGCTTTCCAGCCCAGCGGGCTTTTCCAGGCCCGGAACCTCTTCCAAGACCGGAGCCCTTTCCAGGTCCGAGCCCCCTCCTTCTCCCGGGCCCCGTCCTTCTCCCGGGCCCCGTCCTTCTCCCGGGCCCCGTCCTTCTCCCGGGCCACCCTCCATCCCCGGCCCACCCTCCAACCTCGACCCGCCCCCCATCCCCGATCCGCCCCCCATCCCCGCAACCCCCACAACAGACGCCTCCCCCGCCCCGGCCACCACCGGCCCTGACCCCGGCCCTGACCCTGCCCCGGAATCCGACCCCGCTGCCGCCGGCCCCACCCCCACCGCCTCCAACGTCAACCGCGTGCTCCCCGCCCCCCGTACACACGCCACCTGTCGCCCCTCCAGCCACCCCAGCTTCCACTTGTGCCAGGCGAACAGGTCCGGGGCCAGGCCGAACTGGCTGCCCATGAGGTCCCAGTCGCCCACATGGGTGTCCCAGTCGCCCTTGCCGTCGACGGGGCGGTTGTAGAGGTCGGGGAGGTCGAAGACGTGGCCCGTCTCATGGGCGAGGACGAGGCGGTCCGGGGGGTGTCGCTCGAACACGGTGACGATCCGGCGCAGGTCCGTGCCGTCGACCCGCAGCGGGGTGTCGAGGTTCACCACCTTCGTGGCGTCCGAGTCGACACC belongs to Streptomyces graminofaciens and includes:
- a CDS encoding bifunctional DNA primase/polymerase, encoding MSSGGSHPSTCPHDRLTPEGAAWLASAGTYPRSTRALWEEQPTAPVVLPCGAVFDVVSVPGIFGRRMLDHLWDEGPGSGPVAVYRGRMLLFAAPGTAQRLPTLLAWEEWGAPGRAGAVPPLLCHGVGDAVTVPAVSDTSGVDDTPGGPPEPFARLDSRWLVAPDTRRPWLPGPEVLLWAAVRAARERASATVRISIFPPADQGAKVYDVSRRR
- a CDS encoding M6 family metalloprotease domain-containing protein, yielding MPRPLPWKGLLGDRAAPSLRSTAAMFTSLTALAATSLIAAPSVAVPLSAACALKRTDAHHSEGVDTWNAAYPRPTRTLDAVLVFLSFPDASPLTTPAELTADHFPATSRFFDRASYGKFALRPHPRTGWLRMPRPSTAYAIKRDWNGADRAAYLRDALATADPHVDFSRFDIVYFVADPHAPGVDSDATKVVNLDTPLRVDGTDLRRIVTVFERHPPDRLVLAHETGHVFDLPDLYNRPVDGKGDWDTHVGDWDLMGSQFGLAPDLFAWHKWKLGWLEGRQVACVRGAGSTRLTLEAVGVGPAAAGSDSGAGSGPGSGPVVAGAGEASVVGVAGMGGGSGMGGGSRLEGGPGMEGGPGEGRGPGEGRGPGEGRGPGEGGGSDLERAPVLEEVPGLEKPAGLESGAEAVSGAEAVSGAGMQSGPRLASGAGLASGSGLASGPGVESGPGSASGPGLASGARLERGLGLERGPGLEEGAASVWAPGSEWGTADTGAGAGAGAWAAAGAQTFGAGSGTKLAVVRTGRDTVLAVEARGAVGNDRSVCTEGVLVYRIRGGAESGDGPIEVLDAHPNTEACWEESVYPPLADAPVAVGESFTVPGEGVRVTVEGRTGSGAWTVKITTGA
- a CDS encoding AAA domain-containing protein; translation: MTTAEAVLDPGAAAGRATDAILRDTLHGDARGVVVDSPPGAGKSTLVVRAALELASAGRPLMVIAQTNAQVDDLVIRLAEKDPDLPVGRLHSSDSDPYDKALDALANVRKSTKAGDLAGLDVVISTAAKWAHVKGVEPWRHAIVDEAYQMRSDALLAVAGLFERALFVGDPGQLDPFAIVGSEQWAGLSYDPSASAVTTLLAHNPELPQHRLPVSWRLPASAAPLVSDAFYPFTPFRSGTGHGDRRLAFAVPSDGSGPDRVIDEAAESGWGLLELPARHTPRTDPEAVRAVAQVVRRLVDRGGAATSERSEEPVPLTADRIAVGTAHRDQAAAVRSALAELGVADVVVDTANRLQGREYDVTVVLHPLSGRPDATAFHLETGRLCVLASRHRHACIVVCRAGVTELLDDHPSTEPVQLGVTVKFPDGWEANHAVLAELAKHRVVWGRA